atatatatatatatatatatgtctcaCTGATGTTGGGTCGCACCGTGAAGACTAGAGGTGACAGATGAGTTGAGCCGGTTCGCGAGGCTCGATTTTGTGTTTGAGCTCAAAACATTCTGTTCATAAACTCGAGAGCCAACTCGCGacctttttagtttttttttacatttatatttttttattttttatatatttaactccatatttaaatactttatattcaaaattaatcatatattataattattaagtaatatcacatttttaaatttagctaatattgataaaatatgatattttatttatatgtttaatctCTATACAAAAGTAATCTTAATCATCAAAGTTAGTAAGtgcattattattactataaatattttatttcatattaattattacttttttaaattatttaataattttaaaaattatgaatatacttttattgaaaataattcgGCTTGTCAatctaacaaaataaataaatattttaaatactttttattttaattataaatattttttcttttaaaaaaaggaaaagctcGAACTCAAAATCAAAAGCTTGAACTGGAGCTCGAGCCAGAATTTTTTACCGAGCTCGACTCGAGGTCTGCTTGTTTACACCTCTAGTAAATGCCATAATATTATCAATTGTATTATTAGGATATTATCAAAAACAATAATCGAATTTTCACTAATGTTATATTAGGAATAGAATGTGGACTTTTCTGTTGgcgattatttgtaattatatgttttacttaactttttattatgtatataataggaagaaaattgtaatttcaaCATCGTAATTATAGGACTGagtacaattttagtccaattgaaatttaattttgcaaatatGCCCTGcgactttaaaaaaaaaggtgcaTTAAGGGCACAATCTGCTGGAAACTACAAATCTAACCGAATTCGTCATGTGCACCTCATGTAAGGCCCTAACTTCTGATCAGATTGCAATTTTCGActgattttctttaatttgccAATTCTTTAAATTAGAGAGCTTAATTGTCAATTCAAATGCaacagaattaaaattttcacccCTATAATTACGAAATTAAGATTGCAATTTATCCAAGTTATTGTTATAATGAACtattcttttattacaaattaagttagacaataattattttttttttctaaaaacttgaagtaaatacatatataataattactcaGTTACCTTCgtctcaataatttttatatagggagtaatttgttcatttataatatcttgcATTAAACTCATTATTAAAAGATGGAATTTTTCAGTAAAATGACAGTTTATCCATAGCGTATGAATAAGGTGAGACTTACACAACTTGTGTAGGGTTCCAATGGATTGTGTAATTGTGGAAATCAGCGGTTGGGTCGAACCACGGGTAGAACTGCTGTTCTCTGCCACCTTCTCCTCCAGTATAAATGTTTGTGTGGATAACGTATGGCTGTCCTGAAACGTTCCCTAGGAACTCAAAGTCGATCTCATCATGCTTCTCTCCATTTGAATACAGCTGCCATTGTTcgattcataccaaattaatttttcttcatttatgcTTTTTAAGCGGCTGCATAGGTGTAGTTGCATgccttttcaaaataaaaataacaatattatagaaataagGGTGAATTACAATGGACTtctctaaaatttatcataattataaatacctaaatattgtttgaaaaattataaatttcctTTCAAATTGCAAATATCCTAACAAATACCTTTTTATAATAGACCATCAtaagagggtatttgtaatgttaggaggtatttgtaatttttcaaatagtaaagaggtgtttgtaattataccaaattttaaaagagccCGTTGTGATTTACtctagaaataattataataacatcTTATGagatatgatttatttatataaatcataacaTCTTATGagatatgatttatttatacaaatcagcTTTATGTTTTACATTATTGTAAAAAGTAATCTTGTCAATTGAAAAAGTGGTGGGCACACGTAAAAAAGGCCTTATTTACCTATCGGGTGAAAGGCCAAAAAGAAATTcacttaaaaataaactaagtTTTTTGGTGAGGTAAAACTAAACTAAAGTCAACAAACCATTTTTCGGCCCtttgattaaaattgcaaactAAAACATCCTGCCcaccttttctcttttatacatatacatgtatgtgtatacataaatatgtaatgtatatacacatatatgtatattgatgtatataatttattataaaaaatatatgttcaaGCATGCATACatactatatgtatatacacacgAGTATACACACGGGGCTTAGGGAAATTTCGGGCGGCCCGACGTGGAGGGGGTGAGGGAGAACGGCTGGCGCGGGGTTGGGGGACGATGTTGGAACTTGGTATGACGGCGACGAAACGGAGGGCGGTGAtggagggggagggggggcTGGGCGCAGATGGCAGCAGAGGCGAGGCGGTGTGGAGTTGGGCGAGGGTGCCGCACACGACGGCATGGTGGTGGGGTTGGTGAGGGGCCGGTTGGGAAAGAAgggataattaattttaaaataatttttaatagcgataatttacataaaattattgtcactaatAAATTTTccgaattaattatatcttgataaaataaaaattatgagcacttaatatttatttttaataataattttaaaattatcacgagtatatattttttgtattattgtaCTATCTGTGTTTGAAAATAGATTGATGATATTCCAAAAGTATCAACTTAGTATTAATGCACTTACATAATATGCTGTTACCGTTCCAGCAGAGTTTCCAGGCACCAGCTTGATTTGCATCTCAAAGCTCCCAAATAGAAATGATTCCTTTGATTCAATTCCAGATCCTGAATTAAAGATGGATCCGCCTATCAGCAAACTTAATTGAATTTCGCACTTAGAATTGcatatcaatattaattatagccCATGACATAATTTAAAGGGGATAATTGCGAAATCCCTTTATTGagttttagtgtaattacacatatatcaGTTATGGTCTGaaaaatcaagtttattttcgtctaaaaactaaatttatctGTTGGCCAAAATTTACAGAATTTGcaaatatgagaaaaaaaaaaattaatgggaGTCCATATTTAGTTCAAAATGACTTATAAAATGTATCAACTTTGACAAGAGTCTCTTAAATTGAAATGAAGGAATTAGCATTCTTCTATGTTATATATCTGTTTCATTTCCGGCGATTTAACGTTATCGAGACACACCTGTGATCTGATCCAGGATGAGCGTCGCATCATCTCCAGTGCCGAGGAATCCGGAATGTTGAGCACCCCACTGCAACAGCATGCTATTGAAGATATTGGCCTCAACCAAACTGGAACGCAACGAGACGAAAAATACCAGCAGGCATAAAGCAAGAATATTTTCCATTTCCAGCTGAAAACAGAACTAATCTTCTCCTTTGGAATTGGAATATTTGTTACATTCCTGCAAGCTAGCTAGATTATATAGTTGAAGACCAGCAAATACCACCTCACCGAGATGAATGTGATAGGGTggttgaaatatatatagacagaTAGACATACTTCAATATTCTTTGgactataatttaatttaagtgcATTCATGGTGCAGTACTTATGTTATGAACTTGACagctaaaataataatattggtCAATTCGCACAacacttgaatttatttggttatttttatggaaaaattgcaaaattagtctTGTAACTCAGGGGGTGGCGTTATTGGTCCTGTAACTCTATGattagcaattttagttccGTAAGTTCCAAAAGGATCGTGATTTTAGTCCTCTGCACCAATCTGACAGAATtatggataattttaccctttcCCAGCTTTAAAATGAgcattttaattcatttgcAATTATTTTGCATCCTAATGCATAATCTTGCACATGCTCGGctagaatggtatcagagttTAGgtatattgaagaaatatttgtttatattgtatttagatattttttccaCTAACAGAAGAGACTCTTTAAGAGAATAAAAGCGAACGAAAGTTCAAATTACAATAGGGAATACTTTCAGATTCTGAAAGATCGAACATGAAATTTCTTATGGAAATTCTAGAAAAGGGAGAAGATTATCTCCAAACACCGAATGAGGGTTCGAGTGACAATCAGGAATATTctcaaatcttgaaaaaataaagaaagcaTTTCGTCCTAGGAATTCTAAAGAAAGCCACAAAGCCGGATCTTGAACCTTACTTACTGAGAAGGAACAAGAAGAATGGTGGAGAATCCACTGATCAGAAAGTGCTACCAAGAAATACGGTGAGAAACATACATGCAACGGAACGGGTGATTTCCTTTACTAGCACAATTctataaattatgattaatagagttgattggaaagaactcgagccgGATACCTCGAATATCACGCAAGATGAGAGAAATTCAAATGACAGTTCAAGACTGTATGACATAggttaatttatatatctctGAGAATAGAAATcttgagccaaaaggtggacgagaTCCTTAAGATTCTTTTATATCTACACAAGAATCTTACATATTCGACGTCATGAATTACAAATCTAAAGCGAAACCAAAGGGAGAGTCTTGAGACATCCAGATCCAAACAGGAGTGGATTAAGGATGCCCTTGGAATAGTATCTCTTCTAAataaaaagggaaagggaatGGAGATTCCAAATTCGAAGACAAGAGACAATATGATTTGAGAAGTCATTAGCTCCATGAAATAATGGAAGTTACAAGGGCagatatatcaaatttataggAATTGGCTGAATCTTTTTCCCAACTTGGGATTGTAGACTTAGTTAATGTTCAAACTAATGAAATTACTCCAGCACTAGTACTGCAGGAGGGAAGCATAGGTTCCAATGATCCTTCATAGTTCATCCAATGAGGAAAAGTACGGGTTTCTGTGCCAACGTGACACCAATGTATGCAGGAACCAGACTTAGACAAAATCTAGGAAGTAAGCCGAGGTGGGCACCTAAAAATACACCTTGAACAAAGACCATGTTCCAGCCTTGCATCCATACGGTGCCATAGTCAACTTGAATGTTATCGACTTCCAAAAGATCGAGAAGCTGATAGATGAATGGGTTGTAGCTATAAAGATAGCAATAACTACCTTATaactcgacaaagaaaactttataaaaCTACTGGAGTTGAGCTTGAATGGTTTAGAAAAAGATCGGATGGACTATACTccaaaagataccaaagccaatATCCTTATCGGGGATTCAAAAAGCACAACCATGGATTGTCAAGGAAAGCTTATCAAGAAACACTTAATTGGAGATGGATACTTTGAAGGAAGTACAACataaaaggctagagaatatccACAAGCTCTTTTTGGCCTTGAACTAAGGAGTATTTGTccagtagatgaatatatctattggtttcgcaagtattcttccagagtggagtagtaacaaaaataacaactCCAATGTCCTTTGCAAAGATCTACTGTCCATGGAGAGAAATGTTaatccagtcatacaaagtattTGAAGGATAGCTGGATTCAGTTAGAAGAAGGATGTCTTTTCTCAAggacaaactgaaggattggtgcATCCATCCAAAAAAACATGAAGAGGCTGAGAGCTAAGATCAAAAGAACTCCTCtttgttgaaataataatgattttcctacaattataggagaatcaaacGAGCtaaggaagaggaagaagtaGAGTAATGACTCCTACCCTATGAGTTCCAAACAAACCTATTTTAGGAGAAGAGGGTGGTTATCCAAATCAAAAGTCAGAATATACAAATCTGTATAGAAGATTGAACCAACAAAGCCTTCAttccaaggatctagacgaacagataCAAGATCTAAAAGAACCCCTACAAGGAGAACTTTTAGACAGGCCCATACCCAAGCCAATGAAGGTTTTAAGTACTGCAACTACTGGACCTATGGAGCTAAAGGTCATATATCTTCAGTCTGTCTGCAGAAACGTGGTGAGTTACGAAAATGGAAGCCACGGATGACACTATGACGATTTGATACATATataccaattcgaagatctttcTTTAGATGAAAGCATATATGAGGAAGAAATAGAAACTGATACGGATGGATTTTCAATCGAGTCAGAATAAATATAACGAAgcagataggcttcaaacatCTGAAAACCTGTCATGATTCTTTTCTAGGATGACAGTGTCgaacaaaaccatggaaaaaATCATGTGCCAAGATTCCAACCTTAGCCCATATGAGGATTTAGGACTGGAGGAATTGGGAGAGTCCTCAACCAAATAACACTGAGAGGTGTTAGTAggtgttatttaaatttcatttatattgttGATGAGGgtatgattgttataattgtatttattaggttttgatatttaatagaaaagaTTGGAATcgaattatttcaattttataataaatatatattataacaatttattacacttaaactcttttcaaaaa
This Sesamum indicum cultivar Zhongzhi No. 13 linkage group LG5, S_indicum_v1.0, whole genome shotgun sequence DNA region includes the following protein-coding sequences:
- the LOC105162072 gene encoding probable xyloglucan endotransglucosylase/hydrolase protein 26, which produces MENILALCLLVFFVSLRSSLVEANIFNSMLLQWGAQHSGFLGTGDDATLILDQITGSGIESKESFLFGSFEMQIKLVPGNSAGTVTAYYLYSNGEKHDEIDFEFLGNVSGQPYVIHTNIYTGGEGGREQQFYPWFDPTADFHNYTIHWNPTQVVWYVDSIPIRVFRNYLSNGIPYPNKQAMRVYSSIWNADSWATRGGLDKIDWTKAPFIARLRRFTPMACQYNGPVSIRQCSAPTPGNWWNSPANSKLSSVQQRKMDSVRNKYMIYDYCKNFKRYNGLMPGECLMPQY